The Flavobacterium commune genome contains the following window.
ATGATGAATGCGGCCCGTTTAGGAAATAAATATCTGGCTGACGAAGAACCTTGGAAAGTGATTAAGGACAATCCGGAACGTGTACAAACCCAAATGTATGTGGCTTTGCAAATCGCTGCTGCTTTAAGTTCACTTTGCGAACCTTTCCTACCATTTACTGCCGCTAAACTGACTCGTATCTTAAAAATAGAGAATAAATTAAATTGGAGTACCATTACTGAAACTTCTGATTTAATGCCTGCCGGACACCAAATTGGTGAAGCCGAATTGTTGTTTTCTAAAATTGAAGACGAAGAAATTCAGAAACAAATAGACAAATTAGAAGCTACTAAAACAGCCAATATCGCTGAAAACAAAAAAGCCGAACCACAAAAAGACCTAATTCAGTTTGAGGATTTTGCCAAAATGGATTTACGCGTGGGAACCATTTTAGAAGCTGAAAAAATGCCAAAAGCTAACAAGCTTTTAATTTTAAAAGTAGATACCGGAATTGATGTTCGCACGATTGTTTCAGGGATTGCCGAAAGCTTTAAACCAGAAGATATCATCGGAAAACGCGTGACTGTTTTAGTAAATTTGGCTCCAAGAGCGCTTCGTGGTGTAGAAAGTCAGGGAATGATTTTGATGACCAATAACGCCGAAGGAAAACTAGTTTTCGTAAATCCGGATACTGAAGGTGTTGGGAACGGAGAGACGATAAATTAAAAGAAATACAATCATAAATTACACTCAATTGCCACACTTCCACGTGGCAATTGGTTTTTATAAACAAAAGGAAACATGAACAATGCAAAACCCAAACTGGCTTTAGCACTTGGAATACTTTGTATTTCCATCTTTCCTATTTTGGTTCGTTTACAATTAACTAACGGATTGATTTCTGCTTTTTACAGAATGTTTATTGCTGCGGTCTTATTAATTCCTTACGTTATTCTCAGCAAAAAATTCAAATTACCACCTACGAGAACAACATTACTTGCAGTAGTCTGCGGAATTGTATTTGCAACTGATATTGCCATTTGGAATATTGCCATTCAAAAATCGAGTGCAACCCAAGCTACTTTATTGGCTAATTTATCCCCTGTTTGGGTGGGTATAGGTTCGTTTTTGATTTTAAAAAACAAACCCTCGGTTAACTTTTGGATTGGAACCGCAATCGCCCTTATGGGAATGGTAACTTTAGTAGGTTTTGAAACTTTTGCCCAACTCAACTTTGACCTGGCCTTTGTACTCGCTCTTTTATCCGGAATGCTTTATGCTACTTATATATTAATCAGCAAGAACATCTTATCCCGGGTTGACATACTCTCTTTTATGAGTATTGTTCTGGTTTCTTCGAGTCTGTTTTTAGCCTTGGTTTGCGGAATTACGGAGGAAAACTTTAGTGGTTTTTCAAACACCGCCTGGTTGGTTTTGTTTATTCAGGGTGCTGTTTGTCAACTGACCGCTTGGCTGTTAATCAGTTATTCGACCCAACATTTACAAGCCACAAGAGTTTCACTGAGTTTATTAGGACAAGCCGTTTTGGCGACATTACTTGCCTGGTTATTTTTAGACGAAAAAATGAGCTGGCTCAGGATTATCGGTGCCGTTTTTCTACTTTTAGGAATTCGAATCACATTTTATAATAAACCAATCGGTTTTAAAAAATCCAGATAAACACATCTTTCTTTATAGTCACTTTTTTTTGAAATAAATCATCAAAATAATTTTTTGATTTAAGAAAAATAATACTTTTGCGACGTATTAATTATCTTAATAAACCAAAACATGAAAAAAATTACTCTATTTATTTGCCTGATTGTAACTACAATAATTCAAGCGCAATCAAGTAAGCAGATTTTTGAATCTCCAAAATTAAAAGAAGCCATTTCAACACACAAAACGGTAGCTGTATTACCATTTAAATCAACCATCTCATACAAAAGGCTTCCAAAGAATTTTAATCCGGAAACCAATGCCGAAGAGGAAAAAAAATCAGCGCTTAGCTTACAATCAGGACTATACACTTATTTATTAAGAAAATCATCAGATTATTCAGTTTCAGTTCAGGATCCTGAAAGAACTAATATTCTATTGAAACAAAATGGGAGTTTTGATAAACTTGACGAATTGACTCCAGATGCATTAGCAAAAATACTTGGTGTTGACGCTGTAATTAAATGTTCTTATGCTTATCAAAAAACAGGTAGCGAAGGTGGTGCAATTGTAAAAAGCTTACTAATTGGTTTTGGAACAGGAAAAGTAGCCACTTCTGATTTGACTATGAATCTTTATAATGCCAAAGACGGAGATTTATTATGGCGTTTTTACAAGCAAATGGATGAAGATGTAATGAGTAATCCTCAAGCTATGATGGAACACATGATGCGAAAAGTGGGGCGCAATTTCCCTTACGAAAAAAGTTAATTTGTTTTTTAAACATACACTAAAAGAGGCTCATTTGGCCTCTTTTGTTTTTTAAAGAAATGATTTCTTTAAAAGAAAATAAATCCCGAATTTGCAATAAAAATTAAATGATTATGTCTTTCAAAGTAATTGCCTTCGATGCCGATGATACCTTGTTTGTCAACGAAACCTATTTTTCAGAAACAGAAGAAAAATTTTGTGAATTAATGAGTGATTACCTGTCCCAACAAGGTCTTGCGCAAGAGCTTTTCAGAATAGAAATTGCTAATTTAAAAATCTACGGTTATGGCATTAAAGCATACATCCTTTCTATGATTGAGGCCGCAATGACTATTTCAAACAACACCATTTCGGTTGAAGTTATCGAAAAAATTATACAATATGGCAAAGAACTATTGGAAAAACCTATTGTACTCTTAGACGGTGTTGAAGAAACCCTGGCTGCCTTACATGGAAAATACAAACTAGTCGTAGCTACCAAAGGCGATTTGCTGGATCAGAGACGTAAATTACACAATTCAGGATTGGGAAAATATTTCCATCATATCGAAGTAATGTCAGACAAACAGGAACAGGATTATCTGGATCTGATTAAACGTTTGGAAATTAAACCCTCAGAATTCTTCATGATAGGTAATTCCTTAAAATCAGATGTTTTACCGGTTTTAGCCATAGGCGGACACGCAGCTCATGTTCCTTTTCACACCACCTGGGCACATGAAAAAATTGATCACGAAGTGAAACATGAAAACTTTAGTGCTTTTGAAAAAATTACTGAAGTTTTGAAAAAATTAAAATAATGAGATAAACTAAAAAAACGGAATAGTTATTGTACGTAAAAACATATGAAAAATAGCGTATGAAAAAATTATTCCAGTTTTTGTTTTTATTTTATTCATCAATATTGTTAAGTCAAACACTATTGACTTCTCATCCTATAGATTTTAAAAAATCAAAAAAAAACAATAAGAAACCAAATATTGAGAAATTAAGAACACTTAATGAAGTAGCACTCTCTGCAACATCTGATTTTAAAAATTCGGAAGAAAACAATCAAATTCTAAATATTGAAAATGAAAAAACACATGATGTATTCGTTTTTATAAAGGATATTGAGAAGATTACAATTTTAAAATATAATCGAGCATTATTCTTAAAAAGTGAGTATGTGTTTCCTCTACAAAATTTAGCAGATAAATCAATAATAGGATGCAGTTTTGGCCAGGATGGAAATCCGACTATTTATTTCTCGTCTAATATAATTGAGAATGTATCGCCATTAGTTTTGATTTCAATTTTAAAATGCAACTTAGAAAATAAAACACATACAATTTCCGATTTTAAATTTCCGGCTAATGAGGTTGCTGTAACAGTATTTCAGATGAATAATTCATTTCATATTCTGGCGAAACACAGAATTATGCAAGGATTAATCGTTTATACTTTTCAGGATACTAAAGTAGCAAAGAAAGGATTTGATTTTTCTTCTTTAACTTTTCAGCATAAAAATGGCAAAATGCTAAGATTTAATAATCTAATAAAAAATTATCCTATTGAAAAAATAGATGTTCATGATTATAATCCTTTGGACAAAGCTGTTAAAGTAAGTAAGCTTTATATTCAGAAAAATCACATTGTTCTAACATTCGATTATAATCCAAAACTAACTCAGGCATTTGATATTGATATAGAAAATCAAGAACTAATAGAGAAAAACTTTCCTCAAACGGTTCTTCAAGATCCAAAAAAGATGAGTAATTCTTTTTATCAGGATGGTAAGCTTTATCAAATTAATACAAGTAAATCAGAACTTTTACTGGATATAAAAGATTTTAATTCGGATCAAACTTTAAAAACCATTAGAGTTTTAAGTGAAGATGATAAAAGATCTAAAGATGTTCCTTTATTCATTCAAATAGACTCAAGAAAACCTGGTGAAATAAGAAGTCCTAAAAGATTTTTGCAACATTTACAGACTTTAGATATAGGTTTGTCCGTGTTTAAAAATAAAGAAAATACGTTGGTTACTTTTGGAGGAGTTCCAGTAATTAAAAAACAAGGGGCTTCATTTCGAAATCAAACTTATATAGTGAATAGATATGAAGAAGATGACCCGTATTTTAATGCAGAGTTTTCAACAATAGAACACTTTAAATCCGTTTACTTTCCACGTATATTAGATCATAATTTTGAATTTATAAATCAGGAACAGCCGCCGATAGGGATTGATAAGTTGTACTATTTTTTAGATATGAATAAAAAAATAACAATAAAGAATATATCAAAATATAATGATTATTATATTCTGGGTTATTATGATTTTGAGTCAAAACAATTTATAATGCGTAAATTTACTGACGGATTCAATTGATAAAAAAAAGGAATTGAGTTAAATAGATTAAAACTATTGTTGTATAAAAATCAAATAAGCTTACACCAATGGTTTTTATACGA
Protein-coding sequences here:
- a CDS encoding DMT family transporter, with the protein product MNNAKPKLALALGILCISIFPILVRLQLTNGLISAFYRMFIAAVLLIPYVILSKKFKLPPTRTTLLAVVCGIVFATDIAIWNIAIQKSSATQATLLANLSPVWVGIGSFLILKNKPSVNFWIGTAIALMGMVTLVGFETFAQLNFDLAFVLALLSGMLYATYILISKNILSRVDILSFMSIVLVSSSLFLALVCGITEENFSGFSNTAWLVLFIQGAVCQLTAWLLISYSTQHLQATRVSLSLLGQAVLATLLAWLFLDEKMSWLRIIGAVFLLLGIRITFYNKPIGFKKSR
- a CDS encoding HAD family hydrolase, translated to MIMSFKVIAFDADDTLFVNETYFSETEEKFCELMSDYLSQQGLAQELFRIEIANLKIYGYGIKAYILSMIEAAMTISNNTISVEVIEKIIQYGKELLEKPIVLLDGVEETLAALHGKYKLVVATKGDLLDQRRKLHNSGLGKYFHHIEVMSDKQEQDYLDLIKRLEIKPSEFFMIGNSLKSDVLPVLAIGGHAAHVPFHTTWAHEKIDHEVKHENFSAFEKITEVLKKLK